The Portunus trituberculatus isolate SZX2019 chromosome 50, ASM1759143v1, whole genome shotgun sequence genome includes the window ctactcatctctgtggccttagaaaatattcgtggtgagagagcaaagcgtttctgaatacggacctaagTTAGTCTGTCTCTCACTCTGTTTTCTCGTCTGTCCCGCAGGTGTCGTGTCCCGGTGTATGGCTGCCGGGGAGGGGCCgctgctccctctccctgtgTCTGCTCGGCTTCCACACGCGAACCAACAAGCTGCCCCCGGTCTTCCCGCTGCTCTACCACGAAAAGTTCAAGTTTGAGAGGGTGAGTgatggttgtggcggtggtggtgatggtggtggtggtggtggtggaggtgggatagtagtagtagtagtagtagtagtagtagtagtagcagtagcagcagcagcagcagaagtagtagtgtagtagtggtagtagtagtagtggtagtggtggtgcagcagcagcagcagcagtagcagcagtagtagtggtggtagtgtggtagcagcaggtgtggtggtggtggtggcagcagtgtgtggtggcagcagggtggtggtggtagtggtggtggtggtggcagcaggatagtggtggtggtggtggtggtggtggcagcagcaggatggtggtggtggtatcagtggcaggaggtggtggtggtggtggtggtggcagcaggatggtggtggtggcagcagcaggtggtggtggtggtggtggtggtggtggtggtggcagcaggtggtggtggtggtggtggtggtggtggtggtggtggtggtggtggtggtggtggtggtggcagcagcaggtggtggtggtggcaggcaggtggtggtggtggtagcagcaggtggtggtggtggtggtggtggtggtggtggtggtggtggtggtggtggtggtggtggtggtggtggtggtggtggtggtggtggtggtggtggtggtggtggtggtagtggtggtggtggtggcagcaggatgaggtggtgcagcagcagcagtggtggtggtggtggcagcaggtagtggtggtggtggtgtagtggcagtggtggtggtgtggtggtagtggtgtggtgttgtagtggtggcagtggtagtggtgtggtagtagtagtggtagtggtggtggtagtggtagtagtagtagtagtagtagtagtagtagcagcagtggtagtagtactaatagtagtagcagtagtagcagcagcaggagtagtatTACAATGATGAAgacaatgagaaggaggaggatgtaataATGAttgccagtgagagagagagagagagagagagagagagagagagagagagagacacattaagaaagaaaagtaatacaAGTAATTTGATAACAATTTCCAGCACGAGAAGAATGTAGGAGTCAAAATTTGAGTGCAAAACTGTCAAGGTAAGTTGTCAATTCGAGGAAaggagtttttcttttctccaatttaattatttttatatttttttcttaatcatattcccagtagtagtaatatttgagTCAGTGACCTCAGCGTTCTCTTATTCCCTCACGTTCACatatcactctccctccccaccccctctctctctctctctctctctctctctctctctctctctctctctctttcgtaatacctttctctctgttatttCACAGCAaagttatttccttatttcatttaccaataattatctactactactacaactactactgctactactactgctactattactactactactactactactactactactactactactactactactactactactactactactactactactactactactactactattactcctcctccattctctatctccttccacAATCctcctgctacttctactactcctcctcctcctcctcctctactactactactactactactactactactactacatcttttCCGCCAGACCTTCGTGGGCGTGCGTAACCTGAGTGTGCTGGAGCGAGTGTTGGAGGCGGAGACGGTGTACTTGGAGTTGGTGCAGGAGGAGCCTTCGGGGGAGACTGTGCTGGCTGTATTCGAGTCCTCCGTCAGGGACCTCCTCTTCCCCAAGCCAGCGGAAAGGTTGTCTTACTCCGGCGTGGACCTCGACCTGCTCATGGAACCGACGCGAGATTTTCCTGTAGgtagcgctggtggtggtggtggttgtggtggttgtgtttatagtcttactgttcttgttattggtgttctctctctctctctctctctctctctctctctctctctctctctctctctctctctctctctctctcacacacacacacacacacacacactatctatctgtctatctatcaactccttcctttccccactccctcccttctatccaactcttccttctcttcttcctcacccctccctcactctccccgtctctctcccaGGGCATCATCTCGCCCAAGATAGAGGTGTCGACCAGGACCAGCGTGAGTGAGACGCGGACGCCCCTTCATCAGTGCAGCCAGGACACCGTCAGCTTCGGCCACGCCCACAACAAGAACACGAAGGTAAGAATGGAGAGGATGTACCCTAAgcagacatctctctctctctctctctctctctctctctctctctctctctctctaagtgtttttattttttatctctctccctcaggcgGTGTTCCGTGCCAACTCTCCtgacgaagggaggaaaggggaaggggcgGGAGGAGCTACAGGAGCGTCCAGCCCAGAGGAGGAGAGCGCACCCGCCCACAGGAGTCCccgaagaggtgtgtgtgtgtgtgtgtgtgtgtgctgagataAGACAATACTGACAGAAAGGCTCGTATCCTCAGACACTTCTGcatacctccactatttcaaaaggctttatttaaatttacacgagttttttaagacgtttttacggttctagaggcagagtgacaagatttctagattattaactggagaaacattcttgaaaactccgctaataatttctgtggctctggaaaatagtcgtggtaatagagcaaagcatttctgaatacggacccaaAAGAACACTATGATTAAAAAGAAAGCGAGTGAATTGATACTTTAAGCtccagaagaaaatgaggaggaggaggaggaggaggaggatgaggagtatgatgatgaggaggaggaggagcatcgtTCACATAAGCCAATGCCACATTAAGAAACGCttggctctctcaccacgacaatgcTCAAAGGTCACAGGGTTAATTAATTGGAATCTCAggccttttctcttcttcatattaCAGAAGTCTGGTTAATgtatcactgaaaaaaaaacacacaaaaaacattctTGATACACAAATATCTTCATCTGGAGGTTTTTGGAAAGTGGTCAGGATGCAGAGTTAAGATAATGATTTGAAAAGTCATGCCGGAGAGAGCGTCAGCATCTATCCCTCCCTGCGCCTCCTTGACTACTGATGAGCAGTGTTGCCAGGTTCCCAACCCATTTTTTCTGTAGCTTTGCCATTAAAATATCTTGAGATTCCGGAAAAATTCTGTAgactatgcacacacacacacacacacacacacacacacacacacacacacacatatatatatatatatatatatatatatatatatatatatatatatatatatatatatatatatatatatatatatatatatatatatatatatatatatatatatatatatatatatactcgtatatcgGGACTACAGTAGACTAAATTAAACTCAATACTACATCAATTAcataatattttcatttacatttattaCCAGTTTTTTGGCTTATTTTTGccattacaaaataaaaaaaatcctcctGAATGTGAAACTGAAATTATGAATGGAGTgcaaaaatcagcataatacaaaattattaaaaaatattgaaaaaacttATCTACTCACTGTTATCATCTTCTATGTCTTTTTCCATACTGTACATATCCTCTTTCATTAACTTCATCATTTGAGTTGGCAAATTCATATTAAAACATGTACTAGTGTTTGAGAAGAGTCTCTTAGTGTGCAACAGGCCAGTCAAAGTACCAGTAGACAAGCGGTTTCTAagctttgttttcattctattcACTGCAGAAAACACCCTCTCTACGTACGGTTCAAGTACAGTGCATGGGGGTGGGGGGGCCTTGGCGGAATGGCGGGACGATTGACCGACGGcctcatttttttgtcatttgtaAAAGTTGTAAAGTTTATAACTGGATATTCCATGATATTTATTGATTATCAGAAATTGGATGAGATTTCTGCAAATTTTCTGTGTAAACTTAAAAATATCTGTAGATTTTGCACAAAAATCTGTTTTTCTGTATACTCTTCGAAATATCTGTAGAAATACAGATATTTCTGTAGACCTGGCAACACTGCTGATGAGTgatcactttcctctctttaaaTCGACAAGCCTTACCGAGCTCGAAGACTGAGAAGATGactggcccgtattctgaaacgcttgctctctcactatcactgctttccaaaggctccagttgaagatactcgtggttttgagagtattttttttatggttctggtaatAGACTGgcaatatttctagtttattaaaaggagaaacactcttgaaaagccagctggttgtctctgtggccttggaaaattgtcgtagtgagaaggaaaggtgtTTCTCAATACGGGCGTTAGTTATGGCTAacaaagaagagacaaagaagacacCAGCACCATCTTGAATAATAGCCAGTATGTTGTGTCGCATTGAGAGCATTAGCCTTCCTCTCCCACTGCCTTTCTGCTACTGACGACTGATGCTTTCCTCAGTTCCGTGCACCGCCGGCACTTGactctcctctcttttaccatgagttttgaggtacgattagacgcttttattgacattaggaagggtttatggaggacagaagattaatggccaaagtcttcactattttactcccgacataagtttctgaagctgtataaaatcaccaactagtaagcagaatgaatacaaaaatacgtcctggtactgaaggtgttaattttGTTCAATAAAACTCTTTCTAGTaactaatgagaaaaaaaaagtgcagcatCCTTAAGATACAGAGCATCGTGTGGAATCTATATACTCGTACATGTTGTGTCTCCTTCCGCGATAATAATACCGGAAAGGCAGCAAGTCTCAGAACCGGACGAGGGTGCGGTGTGCAGACGTGCATGTGGCCAAGCAGGCACACCAGGGCGAGCGGGCgggcgggtgggtgggtgggtggcggaCAGGTCATGCGGTGcggagaagggaagtgaaggaaggcgaGGGTGAGGGCGTGTGGCGCTGGATGACTGTGATTTTTCTTACAATATGCTATTTCAAGTATTCCCAGTATTTTAatatagagaggaggaaatatagataGGCAAATAGTCGCTATATTAGAATCAAAACGATCCAAGAGATGataacattattttcagtattgAACCTGTATTATAGTGGTCAGTgataaagaaaggcaggaaaactGTTGAGATTCAGTGAAAGTTGGCCTTTGAAAGCAATCATGGTGGAAGAGCAAGCGTTTCAGGGTACGGTTTATGGAAAAGAGTAAACGTCTTTCAAATTATTATTCTGAAACGTTTCTGGAATGCAACTCCACTACTTGGGTGTAGtgttatgtatgttatgtaCCAATGAACCCAAACAATCACTaggaatattaaccccttcaatactgggacgcatttttatgataagtttgagtatgattagaccattttatttacattagaaagggttcatggagatcagaagattaatagccagaatcttcaccaatttaatctccacataagtttctgaagctgtatgatatcactaaatagtaagcagaatgaatatgaaaatgaatatgaaagggttaagagtatTTTACAATTACAGCACCATTAGTAGTAACAAGACATAAAAGGAGAATCTAACTTATCCTCTCTGTGACCTTTAGAATTAGTGTACCCCTAAGTGTATAAACCATGATACACGTTCAGTACATACTCTAAATTAGTCATGAGTTTCCTGTGAAGCGTGGTGCAATGGCGCTTGTTTGTACGGAAAcctaagataaagaaatagtcACAGTTCATATATAGTGCACTTACAAATTAATTTCTACTGACTTACTGTATAGCCAGCAATACAACACGAACAGCAAAGTACAAGTAGTTCTAGGAATGACATGAAAGGACAGCACGTCATTTGCTTTCTGATCTCTCGACTAACTGTGcatggtaaaagagagagagagagagagagagagagagagagagagagaggggaggtccTAGTTTTCCCATTCTGAAGCAATATTCACATTCATATTCaagattttttgtttgttttatattatttatgaatggtttaataattttctacctctgtattttattaattattatatttttcccttttttcaggGGAGACAAGTGTGCGAACtgtgggtggcggcggcggtggtggcggtggtggtggtggaggaggtagtggcggtggcggtggcggtggcggtggtagtggtggtggtggaagagatgaCGGACACAAACCTCGCTTCGTGTATCGGAAAGCTGACGATGATCTCCTGTCCCGCCTAccgccctcctccccctcccgcaacaccaggtacacacacacacacacacacacacacacacacacacacacacacacacacacacaaaaaaaaaaaaaaaaaatagtgaaggagacATTTTTTTggttatacatgaaaaaaaagggaaataagaaatgTGTGGAACGtcctgcctgtttttttttttttttttttcttgtgtcgtttcttttcagtttgtcaagtttcttttctgtgcatcctcgttttttttctttttgtgtgtatttatttttatttgtgtttttaaataTTACTGGTTCTACTTTTTATAAGTGTATTTTTGTAGAGTGTGCACTACAGAGTGATTTAtttagcttattttttttttttatttctgctcttcctcctcctcctcctcctcctcctcctcctcctcctcctcttccattttcttgacTGCATCATCTCAATTTAATCCTTCCAAGCTCCATAGTGGATTACACTtcaattaatgtgtgtgtgtgtgtgtgtgtgtgtgtttttccttctatctgtctgtctatctgtttgtctgcttgtctgtcggtctgtctgtctatctgtctgtctgtctgtctgtctgtctgtctgtctgtctgtctgtctgtctgtcggtctgtgtgTCTCACCTGTGGCCTCGTCATTGCAGGTACCTGGGCATTCCTAGTCGCTACCTGTCTCGCAGTGCCGGGAACCTGTCAGACCTTCCTCGCACCGCCATCACCAGCAGGTTAGCGCCCTTCTTATATCTGCCTTGTTCCGTTGTTGAtagtcatccttccttcctttcttgcttcctttcctccctccctccctccctcccttccttccttccttccttccttccttccttccttcctttttcttccttccctccttccttccttcgcccttcctatcttcctatcCTTGTTCCTTTGTTGAtagtcatccttctcttctttcctttcttccttccttcttttcttccttccctctttccttccttccttcctttctacctttcctctcctttcctttttgctttcctCCCTCTGCCTGTTTGTATCTTAAATAATTTTTTTgagttcattcttttcttcctcttattttctctattactctattcttctctttctcttcttcctttgttttctcttcctgtgcGAATGTTACTTCATTTGATAATTCTTATCTTATCGTTATCctcccatattctctctctctctctctctctctctctctctctctctctctcatttcttcccccatttcttcccttccctctttctcgcGACCTCTGCACATTccactctatctatctatctatctatctatctatctatctatctatctatctatctatctctatctatctatcacttctttccccttttcttcccttctctcttcctcgcaACGTCACATTTCATCATTCCATCACTCCACCATTGCCACTATGTCATACGCTAGCCTGTATTTTCCCTTCTATCATCCCACGTGTCTATTTGTCCCTCCTGCCTTTCCTctctaccctccttccctcgcccgCGTGCCTCCTCCTGCCCGGCAATCACAGGAAGCGGCTGCGGTGTCTGTTGAAACTACAATTTGTCAATCAACAATGACAGGGAACTCGGGGCACGCATTGCAGTCTGTCCCAGCGGCGTGTTCGTATAGcagtgggcaggtgtgggattcgtgatgtgtgtgtacagtactGCTCTGTGTTTGTCGACTTAGTTTTTGGAATGATCTAGAGGTGGGACTGAAaagtgaaccagagagagagagagagagagagagagagagagagagagagagagagagagagagagagagtctgttaaCGACCTCAATATAAGCTCCAATGATTATAAACTTCAATTAAgcgaataatgaataaaaaaggagagagagagagagagagagagagagagagagagagagagagaggctgagtcATGTGCCTGTTATTATCTGAACGTGATGctgttcattctttcttccttgcgctctctctttctctctctctctctctctctctctctctctctctcttttaccattCCCTCGTGTCTGTGTCAGGTACGGCAGCCAGCGGAGTGGGCGTGGCCTTGCGAGGGCGGCGAGTGAGGCTGACGGCGGGCGCAGGGGCGTGGGCACTGGCGAGGAGGGCAGCATGTATATCCACCCGAGGAGACGTGGCCGCGAGGACTTGGGACACCGCGCCCATGTCACCGTGCTTGATCCgggtgagtagagagagagagagagagagagagagagagagagagagagagagagagagagagagagcggtcatTTTACAAGTGATACAAAACCTTCtaatgattattttctttcacccgtTTATAAGTGGATAAGAAATTAATGtaatctctttttcctcttctcagcttccccttctgctcttcctccatccctccctccatgccccctttccttccttctcccttcctccattcccttcctccctcccttcatctccccttaacttcctcctcccatcctctcctcactccttaGCTTCTCaccacagacagatagagacaaggGGAAACGGAGGGATagcgaggggaggaggaggaggaggaggaggaggaggaggaggaggaggaggagaaggaggaggaggattaaagttCAAAGTGTCCTCATGTCGTGCTTCATATTGGAGATATGTCacgttttctgttattattattattattattattattattattattattattattattattattattattatcatatttgttgttaatgtttttattattgtagtagtagtagtagttgttgttgtagttggagagagagagagagagagagagagagagagagagagagagagagagagagagtataacaaggaaacaaatatatacCAGGATtccaaagaaaaatgaagaggaaaaaaagaattaaaaacggttattccttttctttttttttctgtgtgtgtgtgtgtgtgtgtgtaagtgtgtgagtgtgtgtgtttcactgtttgatctgctgcagtctctgacgagacagccagacgttaccctacggaacgagctcagagctcattatttccgatcttcggataggcctgagaccaggcacacaccacacaccgggacaacaaggtcacaactcctcgatttacatcccgtacctactcactgctaggtgaacaggggctacacgtgaaaggagacacacccaaatatctccacccggccggggaatcgaaccccggtcctctggcttgtgaagccagcgctctaaccactgagctaccgggcgtgtgtgtgtgtgtgtgtgtgtgtaagtgtgtgagtgtgtgtgagtgtgtgtgtgtgtgtcccctacAGGCTGAGACTGCAGACAGCTCACATGCTATttccatgtttttattttttcctcccccctctctctctctctctctctctctctctctctctctctctctttcctggaaGCGATTACAGCAGAAGTGTATCAAgcgccctctccccttctctctctctctctctctctctctctctctctctctctctctctctctctctctctctcttcacctggaCATCCGCCTACAGGTGTGTCTCTAGCCAGGTGCACGCGCCAATTAGTTTACCCTACCGTTCCATTACCTTGGCCCCTCACCTGTGCATGTCCGGGGGGCAGGTGCAGCTTGATTTgtaccctgctctctctctctctctctctctctctctctctctctctctctctctctctctcttcggttacgctttttcttttctcatttttcatttttcttcagccATTTTTCTGAACATCATTgttttccatctgttttttgttttgtctctttttcttatggcttctgctttctttgtgtgtttttttgctttattttatttttttcttcgtttattctctctctcgtttattctctctctctctctctctctctctctctctctctctctctctctctctctctctctctctctctctctctctctctctctctctctctatctatctatctatctatctatctctgacacacacacacacatccacctggttagagcgctggcttcacaagccagaggaccggggtttcgATTCCCtgggcgggtggagatatttaggtgtgtctcctttcacgtgtagcccctgttcacctagcagtgagtaggtacgggatgtaaatcgaggagttgtgaccttgttgtcccggtgtgtggtgtgtgcctggtctcaggcctatccgaagatcggagataatgagctctgagctcgttccgtagggtaacgtctggctgtctcgccagagactgcagcagatcaaacagtgaaacacacacacacacacacacacacacacacacacacacacacacacacaccgcgtagtgtagtggttagcacgctcgactcacaatcgagaagcccgggttcaagtcccggtgcggcgaggcaaatgggcaagcctcttaatgtgtggcccctgttcacctagcagtaaataggtacgggatgtaactcaagtgattgtggcctcgctttcccggtgtgtggagtgtgttgtggtctcagtcctacccgaagatcggtctatgagttctgagctcgctccgtaatggggaagactggctgggtgaccagcaggcgaccgaggaggtgaattacacacacacacacacacacacacacacacacacagataatcgCATCCTGTCTGGGTCTGGTCGTCTGAACCTTGAGTCTCATCTGGCGAGTGAAAATTTTACCGCGAACTTGAATTGAAATTACACACTTAAGATTTCCCCGGCGACGCTGATTATTGTTACGCTATTTTCGTCTGTTTTTGCGTGACCAATGACAAGGCAAAGcaagaggagggtgaaggaaggagtgggagagtgaatgaatgagtgaatgaatgaatgagtgaatgaggacAGTggtttcttattctatttcatcttttggtttacttattttttctctttctctcgcttttttttttctatctttcgttGAGCGGAAGTTGAGTATCTCTGACACGCTCATTTATCGAAGAGTGAAGTgaagttttcctcctccgttattcatttattacaggttttttcccttcccgtgtttctttttatagttaGATTTTTCTATGTGCCTAAATATAAGGTgtatgtctgtttatctttctatctatctggccCCCTATCCATCCATACACCCAATTAtccacctatctatttatctattcatctatctatctaactatccacCTATCTACTTAATAGTACTTAcctttctgactgactgacgaaaAACCTATTGACTTTAACTTCAGAGTACTTTATTCGTTTTTTGGAAGGTATACTAGTGATCACCTTACGTTCCTCATTCACTAATCTTTTCCCCGTGGTAGCtactataaaaaggaaaaggaaaaggtgtgggaggggcttATTTTAGGGGAGTCTGTCGTCTTACTG containing:
- the LOC123499678 gene encoding uncharacterized protein LOC123499678 isoform X4, with amino-acid sequence MPQTAKKALKVTTEIDIHAVSCPGVWLPGRGRCSLSLCLLGFHTRTNKLPPVFPLLYHEKFKFERTFVGVRNLSVLERVLEAETVYLELVQEEPSGETVLAVFESSVRDLLFPKPAERLSYSGVDLDLLMEPTRDFPGIISPKIEVSTRTSVSETRTPLHQCSQDTVSFGHAHNKNTKAVFRANSPDEGRKGEGAGGATGASSPEEESAPAHRSPRRGETSVRTVGGGGGGGGGGGGGGSGGGGGGGGGSGGGGRDDGHKPRFVYRKADDDLLSRLPPSSPSRNTRYLGIPSRYLSRSAGNLSDLPRTAITSRYGSQRSGRGLARAASEADGGRRGVGTGEEGSMYIHPRRRGREDLGHRAHVTVLDPERCPHCDEEHGAESCTTCRTYHRYFPRPSYHRPRAHSHAYHTNRPHSALKVLRQPAAREMRPRKRYLAEIEGTLQGEGDNQNSRRARSLSPQRRPTSAPMNHQETSPPRSPPRGRPNREAEEELSDEEEEAESRSPSRSPSPPASHASAPAAMTRPRPRSYSCGLCHLGDRWWCSMCSSYCGCSCTYHLRCRPSSFCHSIQPYVKSYLRRLRELDTATAEPLNPRPKSAKPLKNDAAKGQDTTSEDSELFDTSQVEDIQEGMDSKTPMTKRENWLKGKKQARGGSVEANGANGTGSQDKDGKNNANSS
- the LOC123499678 gene encoding insulin receptor substrate 4-like isoform X5, with protein sequence MPQTAKKALKVTTEIDIHAVSCPGVWLPGRGRCSLSLCLLGFHTRTNKLPPVFPLLYHEKFKFERTFVGVRNLSVLERVLEAETVYLELVQEEPSGETVLAVFESSVRDLLFPKPAERLSYSGVDLDLLMEPTRDFPGIISPKIEVSTRTSVSETRTPLHQCSQDTVSFGHAHNKNTKAVFRANSPDEGRKGEGAGGATGASSPEEESAPAHRSPRRGETSVRTVGGGGGGGGGGGGGGSGGGGGGGGGSGGGGRDDGHKPRFVYRKADDDLLSRLPPSSPSRNTRYLGIPSRYLSRSAGNLSDLPRTAITSRYGSQRSGRGLARAASEADGGRRGVGTGEEGSMYIHPRRRGREDLGHRAHVTVLDPERCPHCDEEHGAESCTTCRTYHRYFPRPSYHRPRAHSHAYHTNRPHSALKVLRQPAAREMRPRKRYLAEIEGTLQGEGDNQNSRRARSLSPQRRPTSAPMNHQETSPPRSPPRGRPNREAEEELSDEEEEAESRSPSRSPSPPASHASAPAAMTRPRPRSYRRPLTPNAPRHHYYDSDEDSADDLYVPPRYHRHHYYHPWEDCPLCYSPYMPRYPRLSR